A genomic region of Candidatus Zixiibacteriota bacterium contains the following coding sequences:
- a CDS encoding oxidoreductase — MSKRFAIMGCAGYVAPRHLKAIKDTGNVLVAAMDPHDSVGILDRDFTDVAFFTEFERFDRHLEKMRRKGPEHKVDYISICSPNYLHDAHIRFALRVGAHAICEKPIVLSPKNVDALQEFEKEREKKVFTVLQLRHHKSIIALKEKLDGMKQADKTDIELIYITPRGPWYHYSWKGQVQLSGGLATNIGIHFFDLLMWLFGEVQVNEVHYSSQFKTGGYLELERARVKWFLSIDRADLPQIAKEQGIPSYRSLTMNGEEIEFSGGFTDLHTVVYQNILDGKGYGLEDALPAVKVVTDIRNYKPTGENQRTHPVLREAMLKDDTLNEQKILS, encoded by the coding sequence ATGTCGAAGAGATTTGCGATTATGGGCTGTGCGGGTTATGTCGCCCCGCGTCATTTGAAAGCGATAAAAGATACCGGAAATGTTTTGGTGGCGGCCATGGATCCGCATGATTCAGTCGGTATCCTGGATCGCGATTTTACGGATGTCGCTTTTTTCACCGAGTTTGAGCGATTCGATCGCCATCTCGAAAAAATGCGCCGTAAAGGTCCCGAGCATAAGGTCGATTACATCAGCATCTGTTCGCCCAATTACCTGCACGACGCCCATATCCGTTTCGCCCTCAGGGTCGGCGCACACGCGATCTGCGAGAAGCCGATAGTACTCAGCCCCAAAAATGTCGACGCTCTTCAGGAATTCGAAAAAGAGCGCGAAAAAAAAGTTTTCACAGTTTTACAGCTCCGGCACCATAAGTCAATCATAGCGCTCAAGGAAAAACTGGACGGCATGAAGCAGGCCGATAAAACCGATATCGAGCTTATCTATATCACTCCCCGCGGGCCCTGGTACCATTACTCATGGAAGGGGCAGGTTCAGCTTTCGGGAGGACTGGCAACCAATATCGGTATCCACTTTTTTGACCTTCTGATGTGGCTTTTCGGGGAAGTTCAGGTCAACGAAGTCCACTATTCATCACAGTTTAAGACCGGTGGTTACCTTGAGCTCGAGCGTGCCCGGGTCAAATGGTTTTTGTCGATTGACCGTGCCGATCTGCCGCAGATCGCTAAGGAACAGGGGATACCCAGCTACCGCTCATTGACCATGAACGGCGAGGAAATCGAGTTCTCGGGCGGATTTACCGACCTGCATACGGTGGTTTATCAGAATATCCTGGATGGTAAGGGTTACGGGCTCGAGGATGCCCTTCCCGCGGTCAAAGTCGTGACAGATATCCGCAACTATAAGCCTACCGGTGAGAATCAGCGCACTCATCCGGTTCTCAGAGAAGCGATGCTCAAGGACGATACCTTAAACGAGCAAAAGATACTCAGCTAA
- a CDS encoding peptidoglycan DD-metalloendopeptidase family protein yields MSKGKYSIIIVPSDGGRTYNLSVSSLLLNVVLVIGIAYFVLNGFFAYGFFSKEYQQKTIADLIKENDYLTSRIKRFSGVMEDLRSEYSYIVEKEKEIRTIFDLPEVNPQERALGIGGPVFVPEEPPSYARQITYDTENRLDELVRLSSFESEQFDTIFRTLMDRKDELDHIPSIMPAPGYVTRSFGVLPDPFTGIKRMHNGIDVCNRDGTPIYASADGKVEAIRTLGHLGRTIIVDHGNGIKTYYGHISKATAKRGQEVKRGEKIAEMGNSGRSTGPHLHYSVRINGKFVNPMDYIFNRTWLAEK; encoded by the coding sequence ATGAGTAAAGGAAAATACTCAATTATCATCGTTCCCTCAGACGGTGGCAGAACTTACAATCTCTCAGTCTCGAGTCTGTTGCTGAACGTTGTACTGGTAATTGGTATCGCTTACTTCGTCCTCAACGGTTTCTTCGCCTACGGTTTCTTCTCCAAGGAATACCAGCAGAAAACGATCGCCGACCTGATCAAGGAAAACGATTACCTGACTTCGCGCATCAAGCGCTTCTCGGGCGTGATGGAAGACCTGCGCAGTGAGTATTCGTATATTGTGGAGAAAGAAAAAGAGATCCGTACGATCTTCGACCTGCCTGAAGTCAATCCACAGGAACGCGCGCTGGGTATTGGCGGTCCGGTATTTGTACCGGAAGAACCTCCCAGCTATGCTCGCCAGATAACATATGACACCGAGAACCGTCTGGACGAACTGGTCAGGCTGTCATCCTTTGAGTCGGAACAGTTCGACACGATCTTCCGGACATTGATGGATCGGAAAGATGAACTCGATCATATCCCATCGATCATGCCGGCTCCGGGTTATGTAACCCGCAGTTTCGGGGTGCTTCCAGATCCGTTTACCGGGATCAAGCGGATGCATAACGGAATCGATGTCTGCAACCGCGACGGTACCCCGATCTATGCCAGCGCCGATGGCAAGGTTGAAGCGATCCGCACGCTGGGTCACCTCGGCAGAACCATCATTGTCGACCATGGCAACGGTATCAAAACCTACTATGGGCATATCTCGAAAGCGACCGCCAAAAGAGGCCAGGAGGTCAAGCGCGGTGAAAAGATAGCGGAGATGGGCAATTCCGGTCGCTCCACCGGGCCTCACCTGCATTACTCGGTCCGAATCAATGGCAAATTCGTCAACCCGATGGACTACATCTTCAATCGCACCTGGCTGGCTGAAAAATAG
- a CDS encoding sigma-70 family RNA polymerase sigma factor, giving the protein MSRDKSKGRNDKDEVRGNRRAPRRKKNPLRESDKFENETIGIIERAKDGEDRAMDELIERYKRQVAAIAFRMVGDYDEAEDISQMVFVKTAGNLSKFDTSKRFSTWLYRITVNATIDFMRKYRRHKHELLDNYSDSLENEDDNPEDILNRKKLRKVIMKATESLNDKQKKAFVLRDLEGHHIDEVSEIMDMPEATVRWYLHRARIKLRKELRRKYPDDLGGVGSIGQSN; this is encoded by the coding sequence ATGAGTAGAGATAAATCAAAGGGACGCAACGATAAAGATGAGGTTCGGGGTAACCGCCGAGCCCCCCGCAGGAAGAAAAATCCGTTGCGGGAGAGCGATAAGTTCGAGAACGAGACGATCGGCATTATCGAGCGCGCCAAGGATGGCGAAGACCGCGCCATGGACGAGCTGATAGAGCGTTACAAGAGGCAGGTGGCGGCGATTGCTTTTCGCATGGTGGGTGATTACGATGAGGCTGAGGATATTTCCCAGATGGTTTTCGTCAAAACTGCCGGCAATCTTTCCAAATTCGATACCTCCAAACGATTTTCAACCTGGCTGTACCGGATTACAGTCAATGCCACGATAGACTTCATGCGCAAGTATCGCCGTCACAAGCATGAGCTCTTGGACAACTACAGCGATTCACTGGAAAACGAAGATGATAACCCGGAAGATATTCTCAACCGCAAAAAGCTTCGTAAAGTGATCATGAAGGCGACCGAATCGCTCAATGACAAGCAGAAAAAGGCGTTTGTGCTACGCGACCTCGAGGGTCATCATATCGACGAGGTCTCGGAGATCATGGATATGCCCGAGGCGACAGTACGCTGGTACCTGCACAGGGCCAGGATCAAGCTCAGGAAGGAACTCAGGAGAAAGTACCCCGACGATTTGGGCGGGGTTGGATCGATTGGCCAGAGCAATTAG